In the Leptotrichia sp. oral taxon 847 genome, one interval contains:
- a CDS encoding hemagglutinin repeat-containing protein: MEDLISPIRKLAKGDDLLGAFHDSEKAINGLNNLFAGPKEGSGKAGLYAKASIARTSSEGNEGTIERTSLTAGNNINIRGTEKIGIRGADIKSYNDINIQTKNLDIKASKSSMNNKNTSYELSGEYNILDPNLSISGNINRGKMEGYAYNNAKIDAANNLNIQIDNGTIKGANISANNLNVGVKNNLEIESLQDYEKMRQTGINTGVGNVTGANKSYVGGLNYTTRDKNWVNEQTSLIGRNSVRVDVGNKLTLTGAKISNEENGIDKGNLIVKANEIETHDIVSKDNFLALDANANITRRDIINKQKGNKDNNYVVERYENDGGAGFAGSEVEKVSRATIGNGTIVTNQGTVAVNRDISKSDEKTRDVEVKRIGIDYNDERKGWGKGNQIISENVATIGNFTDKISFIPQFVAGKSNEDTFRAATFKTIRQVEDFIDTKLYNEEYGLIPTSGQYGAVGEFILKAFTENKVDGITIRGRGNSVESMTKIERLDDLPISENQKDLFGNGMAEELERGAANAINIDLRMQ, from the coding sequence TTGGAAGACTTAATTTCGCCTATAAGAAAATTAGCTAAGGGAGATGATCTTTTAGGAGCTTTTCATGATAGTGAAAAAGCAATAAATGGACTTAATAACTTGTTTGCGGGACCAAAAGAAGGAAGTGGAAAGGCTGGACTTTATGCTAAAGCTTCGATAGCCAGAACTTCAAGTGAAGGAAATGAAGGAACGATTGAAAGAACTAGTCTTACAGCAGGAAATAATATTAATATTAGAGGGACTGAAAAAATTGGGATAAGAGGAGCTGATATAAAATCATATAACGATATTAATATTCAAACAAAAAATCTTGATATAAAGGCTTCTAAATCATCTATGAATAATAAAAATACATCGTATGAACTTTCAGGAGAATACAATATATTAGATCCAAATTTATCCATTTCAGGAAATATTAATCGTGGGAAAATGGAGGGATATGCATATAACAATGCAAAAATAGATGCAGCCAATAATTTGAATATTCAAATTGATAACGGAACAATAAAAGGTGCAAATATTTCAGCAAATAATTTAAATGTGGGTGTTAAAAATAATTTGGAAATTGAAAGTTTACAGGATTATGAAAAAATGAGACAGACAGGAATAAATACAGGTGTCGGAAATGTAACAGGAGCAAATAAATCCTATGTTGGAGGCTTAAACTACACTACAAGAGATAAGAACTGGGTAAATGAACAGACTTCATTAATTGGAAGAAATAGTGTAAGAGTAGATGTCGGAAATAAATTGACATTAACTGGAGCAAAAATTTCAAATGAGGAAAATGGAATTGATAAAGGAAATCTTATTGTGAAAGCTAATGAAATTGAAACACATGACATTGTAAGCAAGGACAATTTCTTGGCACTGGATGCAAATGCAAATATCACAAGAAGAGACATAATAAATAAACAAAAGGGTAACAAAGATAATAACTATGTTGTAGAACGTTATGAAAATGATGGTGGAGCAGGATTTGCAGGAAGCGAAGTGGAAAAAGTAAGCAGAGCAACCATTGGAAATGGAACAATAGTTACTAATCAGGGCACAGTTGCTGTAAATCGTGATATATCCAAATCTGATGAAAAGACAAGAGATGTAGAAGTAAAAAGAATCGGAATAGATTACAACGATGAAAGAAAAGGATGGGGGAAAGGAAATCAGATAATTTCAGAAAATGTAGCAACTATTGGTAATTTTACTGATAAAATTTCATTTATTCCACAATTTGTTGCTGGAAAAAGTAATGAAGATACATTTAGAGCAGCAACATTTAAGACTATAAGACAAGTTGAGGATTTTATTGATACTAAATTGTACAATGAAGAATATGGGCTAATTCCTACATCTGGACAATATGGTGCAGTTGGAGAATTTATTTTAAAAGCCTTTACTGAAAATAAAGTTGATGGAATTACAATAAGAGGAAGAGGGAACTCTGTAGAGTCTATGACTAAAATTGAAAGATTAGATGATCTTCCTATTAGTGAAAATCAAAAGGACTTGTTTGGAAATGGAATGGCCGAAGAACTTGAAAGAGGAGCTGCTAATGCAATCAATATAGATCTCAGGATGCAATAA
- a CDS encoding POTRA domain-containing protein — protein MEQQKSQEEFENTRFNDVPKIDKNSNFDDKNSKKFLINEIDIEDKDKLLSKKEKKNILKKYEYLEMGNSDIQNILVEITNKLVSKGYITSIATVSDKNDLTTGTLNLKVVAGKIEDVRINSGNGLDKYKEFFMFPKNRGKVLNIRDLDTATDNFTYLKLLNLLKIIIKVWKG, from the coding sequence ATGGAGCAGCAAAAAAGTCAAGAAGAATTTGAAAATACTAGATTTAATGATGTTCCAAAAATTGATAAAAATAGCAACTTTGATGATAAAAATTCTAAAAAATTTTTGATAAATGAAATTGATATTGAAGATAAAGACAAACTACTTTCTAAGAAAGAAAAGAAAAACATACTTAAAAAATATGAATATTTGGAAATGGGAAACAGCGATATTCAAAATATTCTGGTTGAAATTACTAATAAATTAGTTTCTAAAGGGTATATTACAAGTATTGCGACAGTTTCAGATAAAAATGATTTGACTACAGGAACTTTAAACTTAAAAGTTGTCGCAGGGAAGATTGAAGATGTCAGAATTAATTCTGGCAATGGACTCGACAAGTATAAGGAATTTTTTATGTTTCCTAAAAACAGAGGGAAAGTGTTGAATATAAGAGATCTGGATACTGCTACGGATAACTTTACATATCTAAAACTGTTGAATCTTTTAAAGATTATTATAAAGGTTTGGAAAGGTTAG